GCCGCGCAGACGAGCAAGCCGGTGCTGTATCGGCGATGGCCCGACCGCGCCGCCCTGCTACGGCACACGCTGTTGCGCATCGCGACGACCGCGATCCCCCACGAGGACACCGGCAGCTACCGCACCGACATGCTGGCGATCCTGCGCGGATGGGCAGCGCTGTTCACCGGACCGCAGGCCGACGTGTTGCGGTCCGCCGTCGCGGCGGCGGTCCACGATCCTGAGCTGATGGCGACCTTTCAGCAGGACGTCATCGGCTGGCGCAAGCAGGAGATGGCCGCGCTGTTGGTCCGCGGCATCGAACGCGGCGATGTGCGACCGGACGTCCCCGTCGAGATCGCCCGCGAGCTGGGACAAAGCGTGCTGTGGCACCGGTTGCTGATCACCGGCGATCCGATCACCGACGAACTGGTGGTCCAGCTGGTCGACGAGGTGCTGGTGCCGTTCGTGTCCCCTCGACCCATGAAATAGCGTTCCAGGCGGCAGAAACGGCCCGCGAGCGACCCGGAATGCTATTTCGGCGCGGACCAGCGGCCCTACTACGGGCTGTAGTTCCAGCTGCTCTACGATCGATCCGTGCCCGTCGGACGAATCTTCCTGCGGCTCGTCGACCTTCTGCCCATGCCGAGCCTGCGAGTCCAGCGCGCCATCGCCGCCGCCGTCATTCTGACCCAGGGCGGTATCGCGGTCACCGGCGCGATCGTCCGCGTCACCGCCTCGGGCCTCGGCTGCCCGACCTGGCCGCAGTGCTTCCACGGCAGCTTCACGCCGATCCCCCACCCCGAGGTCGCCGGCATCCACCAGGCCGTCGAGTTCGGCAACCGGATGCTGACGTTCTTGGTGGTCCTGACGGCCGCGCTCGCGGTCCTCGCCGTCACCCGGGCCCGCCGACGCGGCGAGGTGCTGATATACGCGTGGCTGATGCCCGCATCGACGGTGATGCAGGCCGTCATCGGTGGCATCACGGTGCTCACCGGCCTGCTGTGGTGGACGGTCGCCATCCATCTGCTGGCATCGATGACCATGGTCTGGGTCGCGGTGCTGCTTTACGTCAAGATCGGCGAGCCCGACACCGGCGTCGTCCGGCACCGGGTTCCGAAACCCTTGCGCCAGTTGACCGTTCTGAGCGCGCTGACGCTCGCCGCCTTGTTGGTCACCGGGACGTTCGTCACCGGGGCGGGCCCGCACGCGGGCGACAAGAGCATCACCCAGCAGGTCCCCCGGCTCCAGGTCGAGATCACCACGCTCGTGCACATGCACTCCACGCTGCTCGTCGCCTACCTGTCGCTGCTCGTCGCGCTGGGCTTCGGGTTGCTCGCCGTGCGCGCGCCGCGGCCGGTCATGCTGCGACTCGGGGTGCTCGTCGCGCTGGTGTGCGCCCAGGGACTCGTCGGCGCCGTGCAGTACTACAACAACGTCCCCGCGGCGCTGGTCGCCATCCACGTCGCGGGCGCGGCCGCGTGCACCGCCGCCACCGCCGCGCTATGGGCGTCGATGCGAGAGCGGACCGAGGCCGCGACGCTCCAGGGTGTCCTCGACTCCGACGACGAAGTCGCGCTGCCTGCGCGCCCTGGTGGTGGCGTCTAGCTGCCGCCAACCCAGCGACGGCTCGACGAGCTCGAGCTCCAGCAGTTGCGGATCGGCCG
The nucleotide sequence above comes from Mycolicibacterium moriokaense. Encoded proteins:
- a CDS encoding TetR/AcrR family transcriptional regulator, whose translation is MRRRRGDELDAAIRTAVLDLLASHGPAGVTMEAVAAAAQTSKPVLYRRWPDRAALLRHTLLRIATTAIPHEDTGSYRTDMLAILRGWAALFTGPQADVLRSAVAAAVHDPELMATFQQDVIGWRKQEMAALLVRGIERGDVRPDVPVEIARELGQSVLWHRLLITGDPITDELVVQLVDEVLVPFVSPRPMK
- a CDS encoding COX15/CtaA family protein: MPVGRIFLRLVDLLPMPSLRVQRAIAAAVILTQGGIAVTGAIVRVTASGLGCPTWPQCFHGSFTPIPHPEVAGIHQAVEFGNRMLTFLVVLTAALAVLAVTRARRRGEVLIYAWLMPASTVMQAVIGGITVLTGLLWWTVAIHLLASMTMVWVAVLLYVKIGEPDTGVVRHRVPKPLRQLTVLSALTLAALLVTGTFVTGAGPHAGDKSITQQVPRLQVEITTLVHMHSTLLVAYLSLLVALGFGLLAVRAPRPVMLRLGVLVALVCAQGLVGAVQYYNNVPAALVAIHVAGAAACTAATAALWASMRERTEAATLQGVLDSDDEVALPARPGGGV